A stretch of Acidobacteriota bacterium DNA encodes these proteins:
- a CDS encoding tetratricopeptide repeat protein, whose amino-acid sequence MSKRAWLLAGIAFLCLASGPMAAPWSQAAQEEAPTAETMVRHVRRALGRGNLDRARTIATTVTAPADAKTVALALIEVFEGKDAAARTRLTPLVDAGDMGDALLELGLIDIRQGKRDEGRARLGKMLQQSYDMTPENSFRMARAAAASGDFRLANTIFQRIGQLPLQQADMEASWGDMFLEKHQNADALRSYRAALEADPGWIPGYLGLARAIPDLVDMDPAEVTAAMETARKLAPAHPDVWLLTAEHELNEDDKSAVAAALDRVAAVRPGTAEELAYRAALAYAEGRTADVDSALARAMTVNPLFGRGYRIMGEQAERLYRFDDAVVFARRATTVDPEDPEGFAKLGTYLMRAGDETAARQALEAAFKMDPFNSVTYNLLLSLDLVDGFESVPSGDFIFKFAKDEAAVLKTYALPLADLAYKTFATRYGFTPKGPILVEVFSKHDDFAVRTHGFGGIQFALGACFGRVITMDSPKARPPGTFSWQATLWHEIAHVFSLQASNYRVPRWLTEGISVFEEHRYNKAWGREQTIDFARALAANRTFGVKGLPNAFQRLPDISLAYFEASLLTEHLVATHGDEGLRRLLAAYAEGAKDAEAFSKAFAKTVDEVDASFKAFVDKEYGALARALSEPRPAAERGKPLTVEGHKALAAKVPGSYIAQWSLGQALLDDGDVAGATEALERAITLAPMATEKDNPRVLLAEIFEKQGDGAKARQQLRELLTWDHDNLTTARKLAGMAREAADTANEDFALRVVADVDPYDVDAHVQLGRRALAKKDYAGALAELQAVLALGPTNRAEAHADLAEAYLGLDRKAEAKAEALKALEQAPTFARAQDLLLAAIRK is encoded by the coding sequence ATGTCAAAGCGCGCGTGGCTCCTTGCCGGTATCGCGTTCCTGTGTCTGGCCTCCGGACCCATGGCCGCGCCGTGGTCGCAGGCCGCGCAGGAAGAAGCGCCGACGGCCGAGACGATGGTGCGGCATGTGCGCAGGGCGCTCGGGCGCGGCAATCTGGATCGCGCCCGCACCATTGCCACCACGGTGACCGCGCCGGCTGACGCAAAGACTGTTGCCCTGGCGCTCATCGAAGTGTTTGAAGGGAAGGACGCGGCTGCCCGCACTCGCCTCACGCCGCTCGTGGACGCGGGTGACATGGGTGATGCGCTGCTGGAACTCGGGTTGATCGATATCCGGCAGGGCAAGCGCGACGAGGGCCGCGCCCGCCTCGGCAAGATGCTCCAGCAGTCGTACGACATGACGCCGGAGAACTCGTTCCGCATGGCGCGCGCCGCCGCAGCGAGTGGCGACTTCAGGCTGGCCAACACGATCTTCCAACGCATCGGGCAGTTGCCGCTGCAACAGGCCGACATGGAAGCGTCGTGGGGCGACATGTTCCTCGAGAAACACCAGAACGCCGATGCGCTGCGCAGCTATCGCGCGGCCCTTGAGGCCGATCCGGGCTGGATTCCCGGCTACCTCGGTCTGGCGCGCGCCATCCCGGATCTCGTGGACATGGACCCGGCCGAGGTCACGGCCGCGATGGAGACCGCTCGCAAACTCGCGCCCGCGCATCCCGATGTCTGGTTGCTGACGGCAGAGCACGAACTGAACGAGGACGACAAAAGCGCTGTGGCGGCGGCGCTCGATCGTGTGGCGGCTGTGCGGCCGGGCACAGCCGAGGAATTGGCGTACCGCGCGGCGTTGGCCTACGCCGAAGGGCGTACGGCAGATGTCGACAGTGCACTCGCTCGCGCGATGACCGTGAATCCCCTGTTCGGGCGCGGGTATCGGATCATGGGCGAGCAGGCCGAGCGCCTCTACCGGTTTGATGACGCGGTGGTATTTGCCCGGCGGGCGACGACGGTGGATCCGGAGGACCCGGAGGGGTTCGCGAAGCTGGGCACCTACCTGATGCGCGCGGGCGATGAAACGGCCGCGCGTCAGGCGTTGGAAGCGGCGTTCAAGATGGACCCGTTCAACAGCGTCACATACAACCTGCTGCTGTCTCTGGATTTGGTGGACGGCTTCGAGAGCGTGCCCTCCGGCGATTTCATCTTTAAGTTCGCCAAGGACGAGGCAGCGGTACTCAAGACGTACGCGCTGCCGCTGGCCGACCTCGCCTACAAGACGTTCGCCACCCGTTACGGCTTCACGCCGAAGGGGCCGATTCTGGTCGAGGTGTTTTCCAAGCACGATGACTTTGCGGTGCGGACGCATGGGTTCGGCGGCATCCAGTTCGCGTTGGGTGCGTGTTTCGGGCGCGTCATCACGATGGATTCGCCCAAGGCCAGGCCGCCAGGCACGTTCAGCTGGCAGGCGACGTTGTGGCACGAGATTGCCCACGTCTTCTCGTTGCAGGCGTCGAACTACCGCGTGCCCAGGTGGCTCACCGAGGGGATCTCGGTGTTCGAGGAACACCGCTACAACAAGGCGTGGGGCCGCGAGCAGACCATCGACTTCGCCCGCGCACTTGCCGCGAATCGGACATTTGGCGTCAAAGGCCTGCCGAACGCGTTCCAGCGGCTTCCGGATATTTCCCTCGCGTACTTCGAAGCGTCACTGCTGACCGAGCACCTGGTGGCCACGCACGGCGACGAAGGGTTGCGTCGCCTGTTGGCAGCGTATGCCGAGGGCGCGAAAGATGCCGAGGCGTTCTCCAAGGCGTTTGCGAAAACCGTGGACGAAGTTGACGCGTCGTTCAAGGCGTTTGTGGACAAGGAATACGGCGCGTTGGCCCGGGCCCTGTCCGAGCCTCGTCCGGCGGCTGAGCGCGGCAAGCCACTGACTGTGGAGGGGCACAAGGCGCTCGCCGCGAAGGTACCGGGGAGTTACATCGCCCAGTGGTCGCTCGGGCAGGCGTTGCTCGACGACGGGGACGTGGCCGGGGCCACCGAAGCTCTCGAACGCGCGATCACACTGGCGCCGATGGCCACCGAGAAGGACAACCCGCGAGTGCTGTTGGCGGAGATCTTCGAGAAGCAGGGTGACGGAGCCAAAGCACGTCAGCAGTTGCGCGAACTCCTGACGTGGGATCACGACAACCTGACGACGGCGCGAAAACTCGCCGGTATGGCGCGTGAGGCGGCGGACACGGCGAACGAAGACTTCGCACTCCGTGTGGTGGCCGACGTTGATCCGTACGACGTGGACGCGCACGTGCAACTCGGGCGCCGGGCGCTTGCGAAGAAGGATTATGCGGGCGCGCTGGCCGAACTGCAGGCCGTGCTGGCGCTCGGCCCGACCAATCGTGCCGAAGCGCACGCGGACCTCGCCGAGGCGTACCTTGGGCTCGACAGGAAGGCTGAGGCCAAGGCCGAGGCGCTCAAAGCGTTGGAGCAGGCTCCGACGTTTGCCCGCGCGCAGGACCTGCTGCTGGCGGCGATTCGGAAGTGA
- a CDS encoding rhomboid family intramembrane serine protease has protein sequence MLFPLRDVIPSRTTPLVTWLLVGSNVLLHVWLWLVPGGADTRDATFATWGVIPASFSWVSAVTSMFLHGDLLHLGSNMVCLWIFGDNVEDQMGHGRFLAFYLLCGVVAALAETWASPLSLLPMVGASGAIAGVMGAYFVMFPGSRVLVLLFLVVYINVIEVPALFFLAFWFLLQVLGGLGRSAETASTGGVAFWAHAGGFLAGALGARLLRRRERANWDWRDGGTA, from the coding sequence ATGCTCTTTCCGCTTCGCGACGTCATACCGTCGCGCACCACTCCGCTGGTCACATGGCTCCTGGTCGGGTCCAATGTGCTGCTGCACGTCTGGCTGTGGCTGGTGCCGGGCGGCGCAGACACACGGGACGCCACTTTCGCCACCTGGGGCGTCATCCCGGCGTCCTTTTCGTGGGTGTCTGCCGTGACGTCGATGTTCCTGCATGGCGACCTGCTGCACCTGGGCAGCAACATGGTCTGCCTGTGGATCTTCGGCGATAACGTCGAAGACCAGATGGGGCACGGCCGCTTCCTGGCCTTTTACCTGCTGTGCGGCGTCGTGGCGGCCCTGGCCGAGACCTGGGCGAGCCCGTTGTCGCTGCTCCCGATGGTGGGCGCCAGCGGTGCCATTGCCGGTGTGATGGGCGCGTACTTCGTCATGTTCCCGGGCTCACGGGTGCTGGTGCTGCTCTTCCTCGTGGTCTACATCAACGTGATCGAAGTGCCGGCCCTGTTCTTCCTGGCGTTCTGGTTCCTGCTGCAAGTGCTCGGAGGCCTGGGACGTTCCGCCGAGACCGCCTCCACGGGCGGGGTCGCGTTTTGGGCACACGCCGGGGGATTCCTCGCCGGGGCGCTCGGCGCGCGGCTCTTGCGCCGCCGCGAACGCGCCAATTGGGACTGGCGCGATGGCGGAACCGCGTAA
- a CDS encoding methyltransferase domain-containing protein — translation MAEVENDVMARVYANLSAIYDLAFGPVLQGGRRRAVAAMGDTAGQRILEVGVGTGLNLSLYQAGTDVTGIDYSSEMLDRAEARVVREGLRPRLFQMDAADLRFSDDSFDIVYAPYLISVVPDPVKVLLEMRRVCRPGGRIVVLNHFRSAHPLLSRVEQWISPFTVHIGFKADVDMPALFSHAGFVPDWTEKVNRPRIWTLAHYTCPPRSE, via the coding sequence GTGGCAGAGGTCGAAAACGACGTGATGGCGCGGGTGTACGCGAACCTGTCGGCCATCTACGACCTGGCGTTTGGCCCCGTGCTGCAGGGCGGCCGGCGTCGGGCTGTTGCCGCCATGGGAGACACGGCAGGGCAGCGGATTCTGGAGGTCGGCGTCGGCACAGGACTCAACCTGTCGCTGTATCAGGCCGGCACCGACGTCACCGGCATCGACTACTCCTCTGAAATGCTCGACCGGGCCGAGGCCCGCGTGGTGCGCGAAGGCCTGCGGCCAAGGCTCTTCCAGATGGATGCCGCAGACCTGCGATTTTCAGACGACAGCTTCGACATTGTCTACGCGCCGTACCTGATTTCAGTGGTGCCCGATCCGGTGAAGGTCCTGCTCGAGATGCGGCGGGTATGCCGTCCGGGCGGCCGTATCGTGGTGCTGAACCACTTCCGCAGCGCGCATCCGCTGCTCTCGCGTGTGGAACAGTGGATATCGCCGTTTACGGTGCACATCGGATTCAAAGCCGACGTGGACATGCCGGCGCTCTTCTCGCACGCCGGGTTTGTGCCCGACTGGACCGAGAAGGTCAATCGGCCGAGGATTTGGACCCTCGCGCACTATACGTGTCCACCTCGGTCTGAATAG
- a CDS encoding caspase family protein produces MTRALVGLCFVALLPGVASAQGARHAVLIQGASGEPTFAKQHRGWLDQLATTFREKFKMDASQLTVMAEQAGEGEQRATAENVRATFDRLAKTLKPEDVLFVMLIGHGTAEGTTAKFNLVGPDLTVADWKAVLTPIRSRVVFVNSSSASFPFAAGLTGDRRIIITSTSTPAQKYATVFADGFVQALNAPAADLDKNTRVSMWEAFFFASRVVKQYFEQKGLLVTERALLEDNGDGVGREAMSATGEDGTLATMTYLDAGVETKATDPALQMLFQKQELLTLQIDELKRKKATMPEAEYTAAWEKLMIELATIGAEIRAKGGGAF; encoded by the coding sequence ATGACACGAGCACTTGTCGGACTCTGTTTCGTCGCGCTGCTGCCGGGCGTGGCCTCTGCGCAGGGCGCGCGCCACGCCGTGCTGATTCAGGGCGCGTCGGGTGAACCGACATTCGCGAAGCAGCACCGGGGGTGGCTCGATCAGCTGGCCACAACATTCCGCGAGAAGTTCAAGATGGACGCGTCGCAGCTGACTGTGATGGCCGAGCAAGCCGGCGAAGGCGAGCAGCGCGCGACCGCCGAAAACGTGCGTGCGACGTTCGACCGCCTGGCAAAGACCCTCAAGCCCGAGGACGTCCTGTTTGTCATGCTGATTGGACACGGCACAGCGGAAGGGACGACGGCGAAGTTTAATCTCGTCGGGCCCGACCTCACGGTGGCCGACTGGAAGGCCGTGCTGACACCCATCCGGTCACGGGTGGTCTTCGTCAACAGCTCCAGCGCGAGTTTTCCGTTCGCCGCCGGGCTCACCGGCGACCGGCGGATCATCATCACGTCCACCAGCACGCCCGCGCAGAAGTACGCCACGGTGTTCGCTGATGGGTTCGTGCAGGCGCTGAATGCCCCGGCCGCCGACCTTGACAAAAACACGCGGGTTTCGATGTGGGAGGCCTTCTTCTTCGCCTCGAGAGTGGTGAAGCAGTACTTCGAGCAAAAGGGGCTGCTGGTCACCGAACGCGCGTTGCTTGAAGACAACGGCGATGGTGTGGGACGCGAGGCGATGTCAGCCACGGGCGAAGACGGCACGCTCGCAACCATGACGTACCTGGATGCAGGCGTCGAAACCAAAGCCACCGACCCCGCCCTGCAGATGTTGTTTCAGAAGCAGGAACTCCTGACGCTACAGATTGACGAGCTCAAGCGTAAGAAGGCCACCATGCCTGAAGCGGAGTACACCGCCGCCTGGGAAAAGCTCATGATCGAGCTCGCGACTATCGGGGCCGAGATTCGCGCGAAAGGCGGCGGCGCATTCTGA
- a CDS encoding methyltransferase domain-containing protein, with protein MNAHLLMLGRFVRSPRTVGAVAPSSRALAAEMVRGLDLTGPTTVVELGPGTGVVTSAISAQLGPDAHALAIDIEPKFVAAIARRFPRIEAVCASAADLPALLHARHMFPADHIISGLPFASLPGEVTTAILDAVAASLRPGGTFTTFQYVNGYPTPLAKSFRRALSARMGSSPERRMVWRNIPPAFVLTWRHQ; from the coding sequence ATGAACGCGCACCTGCTGATGCTGGGCCGGTTTGTCAGGAGCCCGAGAACGGTGGGCGCTGTGGCGCCGAGTTCCCGTGCGCTGGCCGCCGAAATGGTGCGCGGCCTCGACCTGACCGGACCAACAACCGTCGTGGAATTAGGCCCGGGCACAGGTGTTGTGACGAGCGCCATCTCCGCGCAGCTCGGGCCAGACGCGCATGCGCTCGCGATTGATATCGAACCAAAGTTTGTGGCGGCGATCGCGCGTCGGTTTCCACGAATCGAAGCCGTGTGTGCGTCGGCGGCCGACCTTCCAGCGCTGTTGCACGCGCGCCACATGTTCCCGGCCGACCACATCATCTCGGGCCTGCCGTTTGCCAGCCTGCCTGGCGAAGTCACCACCGCGATTCTCGACGCCGTCGCCGCGTCGTTGCGGCCAGGCGGCACCTTCACCACGTTTCAGTACGTCAACGGCTACCCGACGCCCCTGGCCAAGTCGTTTCGCCGGGCGTTGAGTGCACGCATGGGCTCGAGCCCGGAACGCCGCATGGTGTGGCGCAATATTCCACCCGCGTTTGTCCTCACATGGCGCCATCAATGA
- a CDS encoding beta-ketoacyl-[acyl-carrier-protein] synthase family protein: protein MPDSLPRVAITGIGVVSPFGVGREVFWNAVSDGRSGTRAIDHFDASSLSCRVAAVVPDTAIAEALALAPLEARGDERRYAKVSRIAVLAAREAVADAGLSGALPDAGVIIGSGAGGIDVAERHYGDFFGGHHHRVSPYAIPVSTVGMVSSEISIALGLRGISHVVSTGCTSSTDAIGYAASLIRSGDADVLVTGGADACVTPGMMMGFSRMRVLSVACNDRPAEASKPFDAARDGFVLGEGAWMLTLERLDRARARGARVYATVEGYGATCDAYHRVQMDPEGTEIMRAMRLALTRAGVAPEAVGYVNYHGTSTRLNDAVEMQCVRRVFGARAADVPGSSLKSMIGHPQGASGAAGVVSTALALARGVLPPTINQTTPDPECPLDVIPNVARRVDVDVALCNCLGFGSKNSALVLRRA, encoded by the coding sequence ATGCCCGACTCGTTGCCCCGCGTGGCCATCACCGGGATTGGTGTGGTGTCGCCGTTCGGGGTGGGGCGGGAAGTCTTCTGGAACGCTGTCAGTGACGGCCGCAGCGGCACCCGCGCCATCGATCACTTCGACGCATCGTCACTGTCGTGCCGTGTCGCGGCGGTTGTGCCCGACACGGCCATCGCGGAAGCCCTGGCGTTGGCGCCACTCGAAGCGCGGGGTGATGAGCGTCGCTACGCGAAAGTGTCACGCATCGCCGTGTTGGCCGCGCGTGAAGCCGTCGCGGACGCGGGCCTGAGTGGTGCGCTGCCCGACGCGGGCGTGATTATCGGCAGCGGTGCAGGCGGCATCGACGTGGCCGAACGCCACTACGGAGACTTCTTCGGCGGCCATCACCACCGTGTGTCACCCTACGCGATTCCCGTCTCCACCGTGGGGATGGTCTCGAGCGAAATTTCCATTGCCCTTGGCTTGCGGGGCATCAGTCACGTGGTGTCCACCGGTTGCACGAGTTCGACCGATGCCATCGGTTATGCGGCGAGTCTGATTCGCAGCGGCGATGCCGATGTGCTTGTGACGGGCGGCGCTGACGCGTGTGTGACACCGGGAATGATGATGGGGTTTTCGCGCATGCGGGTGCTGTCGGTGGCGTGCAACGATCGGCCCGCCGAAGCCTCGAAGCCGTTCGACGCTGCCCGGGATGGATTTGTGCTGGGAGAAGGCGCCTGGATGTTGACGCTTGAGCGGCTCGATCGCGCGCGAGCGAGGGGCGCGCGGGTGTACGCGACGGTCGAAGGGTATGGGGCCACGTGTGATGCCTATCACCGCGTGCAGATGGACCCGGAGGGGACCGAGATTATGCGCGCCATGCGGCTCGCCCTGACGCGTGCCGGCGTTGCGCCCGAGGCCGTCGGCTACGTCAACTACCATGGCACATCCACGCGACTCAATGACGCGGTGGAGATGCAATGCGTCCGTCGCGTCTTCGGCGCGCGGGCTGCGGACGTACCGGGCTCGTCGCTCAAGTCGATGATTGGACATCCGCAGGGTGCCAGCGGCGCCGCAGGTGTTGTGAGTACGGCACTGGCCTTGGCAAGAGGCGTCCTGCCCCCGACCATCAACCAGACAACGCCTGATCCGGAATGCCCGCTTGATGTGATTCCGAATGTCGCGCGTCGGGTGGACGTCGATGTCGCCCTGTGCAACTGTCTTGGGTTCGGGTCCAAGAACAGCGCGTTGGTCCTTCGCCGGGCATGA
- a CDS encoding NAD(P)/FAD-dependent oxidoreductase: MIDVLVVGAGPAGSVAALVLARAGVRVLMVERDSLPRPKLCGDTLNPGAVRLLQGLGLSGGPLDMAERMTGMLVTTPSVAVRGAYPSGQVALAVPRVEFDHWLAHAAIAAGAHLECGVRVLGPVWRTEPGRPAAMAGVSLRRNNGETIRMPAMLTIAADGRRSVLARAANLSRHPAKPRRWAFGAYATDVDGMSSMGEMHVRAGHYVGLAPIGAGLTNICVVTGRKPVGRTPEDVIRRALTADPRLGERTHAWRLAASPQVLGPLAVDCDAAGLPGLLLAGDAAGFVDPMTGDGMHIAMQGGVLAAEAALEALASGDMAVAAGTLTAARAAALGSKLRFNRWMRRLVSSTAAINVVGAGARMAPSMVTRLVRFAGDAA, encoded by the coding sequence ATGATCGACGTGCTCGTGGTTGGCGCAGGCCCCGCCGGCAGCGTCGCCGCGTTGGTGCTGGCCAGGGCTGGCGTGCGTGTCCTGATGGTCGAGCGGGATAGCCTTCCGCGCCCGAAACTCTGCGGGGATACCCTCAACCCAGGCGCCGTCCGCCTGCTGCAGGGCCTGGGCCTGTCAGGCGGCCCACTCGACATGGCCGAGCGCATGACCGGCATGTTGGTGACCACGCCCAGTGTGGCCGTGCGTGGTGCCTATCCGAGTGGACAGGTGGCGCTCGCCGTGCCGCGGGTGGAGTTCGACCACTGGCTGGCGCACGCGGCAATAGCCGCAGGGGCCCATCTCGAATGTGGAGTGCGGGTCCTCGGCCCGGTGTGGCGCACCGAACCCGGTCGGCCAGCCGCCATGGCCGGCGTGTCCTTGCGGCGGAACAACGGCGAGACCATCCGCATGCCGGCGATGCTCACGATCGCCGCCGATGGACGGCGCTCAGTTCTCGCGCGCGCGGCGAATCTCAGCCGACACCCAGCCAAGCCCAGACGATGGGCGTTTGGTGCGTATGCCACCGACGTGGACGGTATGTCTTCGATGGGGGAGATGCACGTGCGCGCCGGACACTACGTGGGTCTCGCGCCGATCGGCGCCGGACTTACCAATATCTGCGTTGTCACCGGAAGGAAGCCGGTCGGCCGCACACCCGAAGACGTGATTCGGAGGGCGCTGACGGCAGACCCGCGACTGGGCGAGCGCACGCACGCGTGGCGGCTGGCGGCGTCACCGCAAGTGCTGGGCCCGCTGGCCGTTGACTGCGACGCCGCGGGGCTGCCGGGATTGTTGTTGGCCGGCGATGCCGCAGGATTCGTTGATCCGATGACCGGGGATGGGATGCACATTGCGATGCAGGGAGGCGTGCTTGCCGCAGAGGCAGCACTGGAGGCCCTCGCATCGGGCGATATGGCCGTGGCGGCGGGCACACTGACGGCCGCACGCGCGGCGGCGCTCGGGTCGAAGCTGCGGTTTAATCGGTGGATGCGCAGACTCGTCAGTTCAACGGCCGCGATCAACGTGGTGGGTGCCGGCGCCCGGATGGCGCCATCGATGGTCACGCGATTGGTGCGGTTCGCCGGAGATGCGGCATGA
- a CDS encoding SpoIIE family protein phosphatase, translated as MSTGQPPLEPLRLEVTDAQGERTVVVDSSPFTIGRRENNDLRLGGSEVSREHIVIERVDGVWTIRDLQSRYGTSVNDQPLTSQPLKSGDRIRLGRGGGADMVCHFGDATSASSRSMTGARDDLRQITALLEDFRSLGSGRVLQEVLTLVLDAAVEVSGAERAFIMLAGAGDVLEFKLGRGRGKVTLNDATFSISRKIPEEVFRLGQTQVMADLLDGALADVHQGTVALGIRNVVCVPLNAVLYVDSADANTEDRRIGVLYLDSREKGTLLSTSTRKALATMASEASSAIQNAQLYREKVEKSRMEHEMKIAAEIQQALMPKPLANLRFAEAAAASIACRSIGGDFFDYLDFGGKALGFTLGDVAGKGPPAALLSALMQGMFASHVTGVDGTAKLVTIANQVLCKRGIESRFVTLMFGILGSDGTLTYTNAGHNPPFVVGPSGVRRLEDGGPVVGLLEFAPYGQETLKLQPGDTVVVFSDGVSEAMNAEGDELGDDRLLAAIQAAPSTTAEDLVAHIFAAVSEFTHGTAQGDDITAMVIRYRGADAA; from the coding sequence ATGAGCACCGGACAGCCCCCCCTCGAACCCCTCAGACTGGAAGTCACGGACGCTCAAGGCGAGCGCACCGTGGTCGTTGACAGTTCGCCCTTCACTATCGGCCGTCGTGAAAACAACGATCTCCGGCTTGGCGGCAGCGAAGTGTCGCGTGAACACATCGTGATCGAGCGCGTCGACGGGGTGTGGACGATTCGGGACCTGCAATCCAGATACGGCACGTCGGTCAACGATCAGCCGCTCACGTCGCAGCCGCTGAAGTCGGGCGATCGCATCCGTCTTGGCAGGGGCGGTGGCGCCGACATGGTGTGCCACTTCGGCGACGCGACCTCAGCCTCGTCGCGTTCGATGACCGGGGCGCGAGACGATCTGCGGCAGATTACCGCGCTGCTCGAAGACTTCCGATCGCTTGGCTCGGGCCGCGTGCTCCAGGAAGTGCTCACGCTCGTCCTTGACGCGGCTGTGGAAGTCTCGGGAGCCGAACGCGCGTTCATCATGCTGGCCGGCGCGGGTGACGTGCTGGAATTCAAACTCGGTCGAGGGCGCGGGAAGGTCACGCTCAACGACGCCACGTTCAGCATCAGCCGGAAAATTCCCGAGGAAGTATTCCGCCTCGGTCAGACACAGGTGATGGCGGACCTGCTCGACGGCGCGCTGGCCGACGTGCACCAGGGCACGGTGGCCCTCGGCATTCGCAACGTTGTCTGCGTGCCGCTCAACGCCGTGTTGTATGTGGACTCGGCCGACGCCAACACCGAGGATCGCCGCATCGGCGTGTTGTATCTCGACAGCCGTGAGAAGGGCACGCTGCTGTCCACGTCCACGCGCAAGGCGCTGGCCACCATGGCGTCCGAGGCGTCGTCTGCCATCCAGAACGCCCAGCTCTACCGCGAGAAGGTGGAGAAGTCGCGGATGGAGCACGAGATGAAGATCGCGGCCGAGATTCAGCAGGCGCTGATGCCGAAGCCGCTGGCGAACCTGCGGTTTGCCGAAGCGGCGGCGGCGTCCATCGCCTGTCGATCAATCGGCGGCGACTTCTTTGACTACCTCGACTTCGGCGGCAAGGCCCTGGGTTTCACCCTGGGCGATGTGGCGGGCAAGGGCCCGCCCGCGGCGCTGCTGAGCGCGCTGATGCAGGGGATGTTCGCCTCGCATGTGACTGGCGTGGATGGGACGGCGAAGCTCGTCACGATCGCGAACCAGGTGCTGTGCAAGCGCGGGATCGAGTCGCGTTTCGTCACGCTGATGTTCGGCATTCTCGGCTCGGACGGCACACTCACGTACACCAACGCCGGGCACAACCCGCCCTTTGTGGTGGGGCCCTCCGGTGTGCGTCGTCTCGAAGACGGCGGTCCGGTGGTGGGCCTCCTGGAGTTCGCGCCGTACGGCCAGGAGACCCTGAAGCTGCAGCCAGGCGACACCGTGGTGGTCTTCAGCGACGGTGTGTCTGAGGCGATGAACGCGGAAGGCGACGAATTGGGTGACGATCGGCTGCTGGCCGCGATTCAGGCCGCGCCCTCGACGACCGCTGAAGACCTGGTCGCGCACATCTTTGCCGCCGTCAGCGAGTTTACCCACGGCACGGCGCAGGGAGACGACATCACCGCGATGGTCATCCGGTATCGCGGCGCGGATGCGGCATGA
- a CDS encoding isoprenylcysteine carboxylmethyltransferase family protein has product MTPPLRAGLAGRGFALAGGLIFAVSLGYFLYAYWQYGHVAGPWTTDGWPAVATNVAMFTVFALHHSVFARTGIKSVISAHVSPPLERATYVWIASLLYLFTLWAWAPVPGLAWQVTGAAAWPLYAGWLGGFLLTAVASFALDPLDLAGVRQAFGHAPPGEVILSTTGTYGLVRHPIYLGWVLLVWSVPVMSGTRLVFAAISTLYLVVAIPLEERQMRRTLGPAYDTYARAVRWRMIPGVY; this is encoded by the coding sequence GTGACTCCCCCATTGCGCGCAGGTCTGGCCGGCCGTGGTTTTGCCCTGGCCGGCGGACTGATCTTTGCGGTGTCGCTCGGATATTTCCTGTATGCCTACTGGCAGTACGGCCATGTTGCCGGCCCGTGGACCACCGACGGCTGGCCCGCGGTTGCCACCAACGTCGCGATGTTCACAGTGTTTGCGTTGCATCACTCGGTGTTTGCCCGCACCGGGATCAAATCTGTCATCAGCGCACACGTGTCGCCGCCGCTCGAACGCGCCACCTACGTCTGGATCGCGTCGCTGCTGTATCTGTTCACGCTCTGGGCATGGGCGCCCGTGCCCGGTCTTGCCTGGCAGGTGACGGGCGCAGCGGCGTGGCCCCTGTATGCGGGCTGGCTCGGGGGGTTCCTGCTGACCGCCGTCGCCTCATTCGCGCTCGACCCGCTCGATCTCGCGGGCGTCCGCCAGGCGTTCGGCCATGCCCCACCCGGCGAAGTGATCCTCAGCACCACCGGCACCTACGGCCTGGTACGGCATCCGATCTACCTCGGCTGGGTCCTGCTCGTGTGGAGCGTGCCGGTCATGTCCGGCACCAGGCTGGTGTTCGCAGCCATCAGCACGCTGTATCTCGTGGTGGCCATTCCGCTCGAGGAACGACAGATGCGCCGCACCCTGGGCCCGGCCTACGACACCTACGCGCGCGCTGTCCGGTGGCGCATGATCCCGGGCGTCTACTAG